The window TTCGTTTCTACCAAATCATATGACATTCGAAATAGCACATTGGTTGTCCCTTCTGACCTTCATATTACATATCAATTGTGATGTATCTTATGATATTGTATCTGTTGAGTAAATTTACATTGGCACAACCTTTTGGCTCTTAATACCAATACTTGGAATAATTACTTATCTATCTAGTCTGTTGCCCATTCTATATATTCTTTATACACAAACTGAACAATTATTGCATCCCAACTCATTCAATGGTGGTGTGACTATTTTTCAGTTGACCTGCTAGCAGAAAGTAAAAATTACGATAACTGCGCTTTATCCTAATAGTCCCACTTGTTTTTGTTATCCTATATTCATGGACAAACAGCCACTGCCTCAGTGTAGGCTCCTTTCTCCCTCGTGATCCTCTTGTTTTTTCTCTCTCGACACACCAAGTCGTCAATGATTTAACTCATCTGGATGCAATGTAACTCTTGTGTTGACATCTCTGCAGGTTGTATCTAGAAGAAAATCATAACAACTGTTGGCAGTATACATTTCAAGAATTTTGCTACATACCAAAGGCAAGCGGATCTATTTGCAATATGATATCCTGATGCGCTTTGACTTTATCTTGTCGGTTGGCTAAGGCCACTTGAAGGTTGACTAGCTCGTGTCGTCAGGCTCTTGAGTGGGGTACTGTACGGATTCATCAGAGGATGTGCCATTATAGGAGAAGGGAGTCTTGCAATTGGTTGTGGACACTTCCAGTGATCTTACCAACCAATAGCCAACTGAAAACAGCGTCCTGGATCTGTAGCATCAAACTTGTGTCAACTAGATGCTTGAAACAACACAGATCCTTGTGGGGGTCTATCTTGTAGCTTGGAATTTTCAAAAGTGTTAATGATTCTTCTCCACTGAAGTAGTCTCGAGAGATTCACTTTCGAAGGTAATGATAGTAGTGGCGCAGACTTTCGAGGGACAAAGTCTAATCAAGGACTGTCTTTCACACTTGCATTCCGTGTCGATCAATGGTCATCAGTCCAGTGAGGGAGAGGTTCATGTGCATCTTAGTTTTTGCAGTTTTGGACATAAATAAACACGCGAGACCTTTACCTTTGCGTCCCATGCTTTCCATTGTTCCGATTaacacatgattaggaatgttgggAAGTTAAAAGCAGCCAAATATTTGGCATGCCTAGCCCCACGGAATCGCGGTTTTGCTGAACGGAGCAAAGTGGCAGAGCCTGTTTGTTGCTGTGTAGTCAATTGCAAGTTGAGCACAGTGCATGTGTAGTGTAGGTGCTGAAAAGAAAGGCATATGGTTTTAAGGGTTTGAGTGGGAAGAGTAGGAGATGGCCCCCAACTTGCTCATGTCTCCAGTgctggatccggcttgcctgctcctttCCCGTGCTCCCACCTCATCGAAcggctgtttttttttcttttttcttgttaatataatcatctcccccctgattttaaaggGGTGGGGCCGggtcttattttgttccaatcaaatcaagccacgtacacGGGAGGAGAGGATGCAAGTTTCATCCTCCAGTGCTGCCCTTAACCCACATTCTTGCTATATAGAGTCGTGACTGCCAGCTTTTATTTATCCTGCTTGTGCCGTGTATCCACAATCGATTGAGATTCCCCAATGTCAGTAAAGTTGCATGTATTGGTGATGGTGCCTCCTGCATTGAGCTGGTCTGCGCGTAACATGAGGGAGGTCATGTATGCTTGCCAGCTTGTTTTTGGTATAGCTTGTATCTGCATGTCTCCAGTAGTGTAGTACCCACGTATTGTTGTTCCAGGAAAGATAGAATTATGGTATGTGTTTGCCACGACTTTATATCGTCACTGGAATGGTGTCATCGCACAAGGTAGTAGTAGTAGGTCGTTTCAAATCAGAGTTGACTTGCGTCTTAAGGACGCCAGACGTACAGAGCAATAGCACTGGCTGTACATACTGGGCGCACACATATATAGAGTGGTGGATCTCCATGCCGGTTACACCACCCAACGAAGAGTAGCCAGTAGACCGACAGCGCAGGCGCGAGTCCACGACAGTCGGTGATGTATCACTGGAGCACATCGTCTTCAGCTCCTTGTTATAGcaacagcggcagcggcggcggcaatgGTCCCTTGCTCCCCTCCATGGCGTCCAGCAGCTACGGTGATCTGCTGATGTtgcaagagcagcagcagcagcactacTACTCCCAGTCGATGCAGCGTGTGATGAGCGCCGGAGACCTGCAAGCTCTGCCGGGGCCGGGGCCGGGGCCGGCTCCGGTGGGGCGGTACAGCGCGGAGGAGCGGCGGGAGCGCATCGAGAAGTACCGCACCAAGCGCAACCAACGCAACTTCCAGAAGAAGATCACGGTACGTTGATCTTTGGCAGTCTCGTCGTCTGGTCGGTAGCTAGTACTACGATGCATGCCACGTTGAGTGCGTGTATACTCGTCGTCGTGTCAACTCTGTGTGTTGTGTTTTGGTTTTTAGTACGCTTGCCGGAAGACGCTCGCGGACAGCCGGCCGAGGGTGAAGGGCCGCTTCGCGCGCAACGTCGACGACGACGCAGCAGCAGATCAGCCGGAGGATCCGACGACGACCACGACGACGGCGGACGTGTCTCTGCTCAACGacgccggcagcagcagcagcatgccgcCGGAGTGGTGGCCGGCAATGCAGGGCGCGCTGGCCGTGGAGGACGACGAGCTCATCGCCTCCTACCTTGCCGTCTCCTCCATCAACCTCTACTAGTAGCTAGCTACCTCCTTAATTGCTCCTCGCATCGATCTATATAGTACTAGTTACCTAATTTATCGTCTACCTTCTCTGTCAACAAAAAAGCTGGCTATATGTACTGGAACCGCCACTACTATTCTTCACGTGTTTATGTTAATATCAAAACGACCAACTAAGAAGATTTTCTTTAACACGAGTTAGGGGCATGCAAAATGGTGCTATCAGTGTCACATAGAATATCTGTCATAGAATATCTGTCAAGGTGGAGGAAAGAGAAATCAAAAGAAAAAACTTATCTTTTGGCGAACGTCGGTTGGGAAGGGGATGGCAAgtatacctggccaaacctcgggccgggcctagccaagcccgagccAAAAAACCTGGGActgagcccggcccggcccggtcaTCGGGCCTAGTTTTTGGGCCCAAGCCCGGCCTGAACATGCAAAAGCCCGCCAGGCCCCTTCAGAAAACTGCAAAAATgacgggcccgggcccggcccaggagcagcgtcgggccgggccgggtcgggctttttcgggccggcCGGGCCGAGCTGTCCATGGCCAGGTCTAATGGCAAGCGAACGTTTTTTATGACAAGtttatgtttttttagaaaagaggGGACTCTCCGgcttctgcatcagaacgatgcatacggccacataaataaataaaataggttCAACAATGATAAATCTTGCCTTTTTGTCGTATTATTTTCTTCTTCCGAGAAGATGTCATGTGTTTCTAAAGAAATTGCCACCCACCCTCCCACAATATAAATTGTCATCATTTTTATTTAGAGAAAAGACATCGACCGAGCCCGACGATGAATTAACATAAGCATCAACCAGCCAAAATTACAAGGACGCCCATAggcaaaaagaaggaaaaaacggTAAGATATAATGCGTTGGCAACAACAAACTAAGCCTCACACGCTACGAACAATGAAGATAAACACTGGGGCATGGAGCCGAAGATGCTGAGGTCCTCCTCTGTGAACGAATCACCGGGGACAAGAACATGCCGGTTCTGAGGAGAGAGGAAGACTGACACTGTTGAcgtaagaggtcttgagttcaagatctggctggcgcaattaaattgcagcccactttcggttCATGTTTAGGTCTGAGGGAGCGACACATGAGGGGGAGTGTTAACGTATAAATGTATTGCCTAGTATCtttcatcagatcggtcttttggttgcattggctagagcatgcacttctacagtcACCAGCTGGGAATGCCATCACCAAGCAACAACGGACCCCGCCATGGTATATCCAACCAAATCCA is drawn from Triticum dicoccoides isolate Atlit2015 ecotype Zavitan chromosome 4A, WEW_v2.0, whole genome shotgun sequence and contains these coding sequences:
- the LOC119288956 gene encoding two-component response regulator-like APRR7 translates to MYHWSTSSSAPCYSNSGSGGGNGPLLPSMASSSYGDLLMLQEQQQQHYYSQSMQRVMSAGDLQALPGPGPGPAPVGRYSAEERRERIEKYRTKRNQRNFQKKITYACRKTLADSRPRVKGRFARNVDDDAAADQPEDPTTTTTTADVSLLNDAGSSSSMPPEWWPAMQGALAVEDDELIASYLAVSSINLY